agtagATAATTTTcggtttataatatttttttccaagTCTCCAGTAGAGTAAAAATCTTGGCTCTCCATTAGGTTTATtacaaatttattagtttttttacaaCTTTTGATTACGCTCACAAAATCTTCCATGGTGTAAAGTCGAACCTGATTTTTAATTCCACGTTCTATTTGTCCAAAATCAGTATCATTCTGCAAAAAACTGTGTCCGGATTCAAGGTATTTTAATTGGATCGTCTTTAAcgtagggtgttccattaaagtTGTTTTTAGTAATAGGACAATTTTAATATTGCGGTTCTGACCACCGCAACTATCTGACCACAAAATAAGTTCTTCGACACCTTTTTTGAGATATAGttcgatatatttttttaaacaggaACCCACTTCTTGTGCACCCCTGCCAGCAACACCTTCTTTCCACAAAAAGCAATATGGAGTATTAGTTGAAGCAGAGTGGATTCCCTCATTGTAAATACCTAATTGTCTTTTGTAATAAACTATATTCGTTGAAAGTTTTGGTAATCCTAATACTTTTTCCATATCATATGACAGGGTCTCCAGAGTATGATTAGTAGTTGCTTCTTTAAAATCTATCTGCATTTGATTTCTAGCGTCTTCTGCCTTTTTCAGATGATTATCATGCAACTCATtcaaagtttttttttcattttcgtcttgtgtatttttaatttttgcaaagTACATGTCACAGCTGTTGCATGTGTCTTTTATTGGAGGTTTGCGTTTGAGATTAAAATGCATGCAAAAAATATTTTGGTAAGATTGAAAACTAACCTTTGGATTATTTTCTTCTAGATAAAGTTCAtacatttttttgtgttaaatCGAATGGCAAAAATTTTGTTTCTCTTTCCGACCGAGAATAGTGAGAGATATAAGTAGGAAATCTCTTTATATGCTCAATTATTTGGGTTTTTGTTTCTTCGGGTATTGGTGCTTTTCGTCCATGTTTTCCTCGGTTATCTTTTACATCCGAGACACGTATTTTATTTAATGCAGTATTTACCCTTTTCGAGGATATTTGATAAGTTTTTATATAGGTATCTCGACAAACTTCATTTTCTCCAATCATATACCTCCTCGTATAGGTTTTACCTGTTGCCTTTGTTCGCTTTCATTTAATTGGCATTTCTTTTACTGTTGCTCCGATGTAACCAGTTTGTAAATCATAGGAAGCTAAATtccaaaatttttattacatatttctTTCTCATCTCTGCTTACATTTTCGTCACATTTTTTTATGCATGTACATTTGTAATCAATAAACTGTTTGGCCTCTCTAATTTTTCCTCCAACAGTATAATGAGTTAAATTGgaatctttcattttttttttagtttgaaatGTTTGTCCAGGATATTTCGGATTTCTTCCTTTTTTAGGTCTGCCTTTCCAGGATTCTTTCTCCTcgattaacttttttttaatgtgATCTTCCTCATTAAATCCATTTTCAACGTCTTCTGAACTACTCCCGTCTGATTCATTAGGTGTATAGTCCCTATCTTTAACGGAGTCATCTGAATTTTCACCCTCAAGGTACTCCTGCGAATTATCATTGTGGTTATTCATAGTTGTGTGATTAACAAGCGGTAAAATATATTGTTCTTCAACGTACGGAACTTCTTCAACAATAACGTTTAAATTATTTGTTCTTGTGCCAAatacattttctatattttcttcaATAATGTTTTTGTCATTAGAACTTTctccatattatatttatattattgacgatttctaaaacaaaaaataaaaaatactttgaAGGAATATGTGGTGTGGTTAACCAATCCTACCTGTTACATTCGGTGGTTCAGTTTGAGTAATTTTTTCAACTGGACTCTGTAAGATGAGTACTTCTTGAACAATTATTTTGTCTGAATTTGGTACCCTTAGGTTCACATCATCATCATTTGCACTCAAAGTGGGATattctatttctttttttgtaatatCTGGTTCctattaataaaaaagaaatgttaaaaatataaataactcATTTAAAACACTGAACACTGATTTTTTACAAGAAGAATCACCCACCAAGCAGGTCATTTGGTTACAATTATTGCAATAATATAAAAAGAACCAACCGCCTTGCATGTCGTTTGGttgaaatattttcaataatataaaaGGAACCAATCGCCTTGCATGTCGTTTGGTTACAATATTTGCAATATTATAAAAGGAATCAACTTCCTTACAGGTCGTTTGGTTGCATTTATtgcaaaaatataaaagaaaccaACAACcacgaaatattttttaccatgttaaaagtaataaaaataatacaaaaactaTTTTCTATCGGTGTAGAATAAACCtataatacttattttaaaagtaaatgtaaaactaataaaaaacttgttttaaaacCAACAAATAACCTAACCAAAAAAACTTACCAAGTTGTTTCTGCTTGTTTTAAGCCGATTCGTTTCAAAGGGAGTTGCCTCCATGGATTTTGGCTCTAATAGAGCTTTTTTGAGGATTAATTTGGATCGCTCACTCATCTTTCACTTATTATTTTCACTTTAAACCTTCAAGCTAAAGAAAATTACAAAGTACCACCACTTAGGTCTTTTTATATTAAAGAAAACTGCCCGATTTACCGATTGCCGCTTGGACCTTTTTTCTACAGATGTCACTAGCAGCTCCGTAGACGTACGGATTTTTTTACACATATAAAGTGAATATCTGGCTATCTATAGGTGCTATTAACTCATTTTTTGTCAAATGTCGCTTGGTTCCTTTTCGATTAGCGCTATCCAATTGTCAAATTAGAACATTTGTCTCTGCAAGCTGCTCCAGGAATGATCCGCGCCTTGAGCGTTATTCCATATGAAAGCCAAAAGCTCTTTTTAATGATGATCAAAGACATTGTGCCAACAACGATCGTATCGAAAGCAGATTTTGTTGTTGACACTGTTAACAAAGCAGGTGGTGCTGTAGTAACTCTAGCTTTAGCAGGTATACAATTGACATATGAAGCTATAGTTAACATTAGAAGATGGTGGGAAGGAGAGATTTCAGGAAAGAGATgttgtaaaaatattatagattcATTTGCTGCAGTTGGTGGTGGCATCGGTGGAGGATTTGCTGGTGTAGCTGTGGGAGCACTTGGAGGTaatatttgtttttatatatGAGGCTCAACTGAGCAAAACGCATTAAATCCAAAGTATATGATTTTGAAATATCGACAAAAAACTTATTGAATTAAACctagttaaaaataaatattttattgactaTAGAAATTTAttatgtcggttcgctaaactcaaacacaattggctagtgattttagtaagtaattttgccaatttcgtaaaattggcaagaaaataattaccaaatagtTATTAATTAcaaaatagttagtaattttgataattttggtaaaattggccaaaaacaaaaaaaaaatcaactaaaattactagccaattgtgtctaagtttagcgaaccgactatgtCACTATTTTTGAGAGTAAGTTGGAGTTTTGTGTTCAAtttgatcatcatcatcaatggtgctaaagttctatgaaagagcctcgaccttcccaagtctattacgccagtcagtcctatccattgtcaaccgttgccagtttgctgcgcctatttttctcccatcctcatcagtggcggctcgtgatttttacaataggggaggctatacctaactgtaaaatatctagacaaatttgcactaccAAAAAATGGcgccaaaaaaatgtaatttaaggccccatcttttgaccattttttatttacatttcataatatcatcctaattcataatttcatgatattatatcattttaaaaatagttagtctaatagtaaaagtttaataccaaagtttgtgtagtttatttgttaacaactccatctatttgtaaatagatacctatgcatatcaaaataaatatagatttgaagttttgcagtccatacataatgaagcttcaaattttttaagatactcaactgaatttttttaattctaaacgcggcctactgcgaattcaaaaacacgataaattaccgatattttgctttgagttagagatatcggaaaaagttatttgagcaagttgttccaaatattattataacccgacataccaaatttcataacaaaattcgcacttttagatttttcattatttttagtcaggaccctaaaattcgttgtcccgagacgcacccaaccacccaacggagctgagaaagtactctgcctcccttggtgtatctccgggcagcgtgtgatgccgccgtagatgccactgttaggagaccgggtctccttaaacgcctgctgcgctgcacggagcattagtaacggagaatgctgggcttctcggctccgttcatgcatctcgggataaccgagggtcctgcctacaataatatgtaataaaactgagacgcgatcatgcgttctaatgctaatgctccgtacgtatggataattagtgataatatggaatttacacgttgtataatagtgagagtaattgttgttttcgcgattcatgataaacaaaacagtatagagtgtgtaaaaaatttatggggaggctgagcctcccttgcctcctctgacgagctgCCACTGATCCTCATCCACACCATCCTGTCATCtcagttttggcctacccctatttctacttcccacatgTTGTGCCATATGGATTCTTCTAGGATTTTTTAGGTTATTTATTGAGGTAATTTTTTTCAAACTTCTAAATAATTAACAAGTTAAAAGAGGCGGAAAACTAAAATTCGGATTACTGTCCACTGATGCCTTTTAAGACGTAAATATAAAGCAAAACAGAGTGGTGTAAATTTGTGTGTGATAATCTTTAGCGAACTGGTCCCTTCTGACtcacaaaagtaaataaaaataaacataaagtAAAGATAAttcaggggcctgattctaattcatttcgaggtCGAAATTTAAAAGCGACTCCACCATGACAGTCGCAATTCCTAACAATTCTCATTCATTTCATATTACTTACAACTCGTGATATTTACtttatcattttgacactgctcgGAATTTGTGTTGGCCCTCCTGTTTATTgtattttgttgatagtctgggcaaattatctaaaaaatgccatttttgggaaaagttatttaccagctattttattgctggaatcgatcttaagattgcatattatATGGTACTCtagggtatgacaagtccgcagaaagtgtgttattttatttataaacaaattagagcttcgaaatcttctttttttcaattattgctctgtaaatccgaagattttaacttaaccaaaaacacctaaataaaaattcaccgtaattaattCTACACGGAtatattttttccgatttcctccaacaaaaattttcctcggaaaatccgagctttcgcaaaaaatctctaatttttaattaaaatttaaggaaagtaattatttatcaataattaaataaattggtgatataaaagattttttataataGATTTATTATATCAGGAAGCCGGCTACTAACGGTAATCTCCGTGGGGCTTGACGACTAAGACTTGCATCTCCAGTGTCAATTCTATGTTGAACTAAACTAGTACGCCCTGTAGATTTATCGGATTCAAAAATGTCGTAGTGctcattaataaattcattaaCTTTTGCTAATTTTCAGTTGTTAAGTGGTCAACATTTTTGATTAAGTGTTTCGCGGGGTTAGCGTCATCTTGGTGTTTTAAAGctgtattatttttcaaatatttttcacACTTGATTACTTTTTCTATTGGCGTACATAAAGCTATTTGTTGTTCTTTCTTCAATTTAAAAGGATTTTTAAACAAATTGGCAACTTTTACTGGAATCGTCTCATCTACATTAACGAGACACCTGGCTATCAAGATTCCGTCATTAAAAAGTCCCTCGCTTTCCACAACGCCGAAATGTAGACCTTCAGATTTTTGACTCAGTCTCGCCAGGACGATACTTTcagaattttgaggaatttctgTATCTTCGGTCACTATAACTCTTACTTGAGGTATCGAGTCTTtaaatttaggacaatttcttcattttcaataaacaaaattttattttgaagatcTGTGATAAATTTATTCTGCATAATATCCATCCCACGAACGTATTCATCTTTAACATCAGTTACAAGAAACAGGTGTTTTATCAAGGTGCTACCAGCCTGTATGGTTGCCACTACAGAAGATATAATCATGCGCATGACGGTGAAGTGGGCGTGTTTATATGGTGTGACGTTGTGACGTAAGTGGAGAGTGAAAACATAATCTGGCTTTAATTTAGCACGCTTATTGCCGTAAGAAGTTGTCATTTGCTTTTATTTTGAATGTTTTCTTGTGTTTTAAGGGGTTTAAATAGTGTAATtgtgtgtttttaaaactttcgaTTATCGAACTAGTATTTATTAGTGAAGTGTAGGTTTACCATTGAATTTTTGTAAGCGAAAGATACTCTTTTCGTTATTTAAAGATGAGGTGTTCAATAGCTCTATGCAATAGTGACAACCAAAGTAAAATGGTTCACAAAAACATTATGTTTTTTCGGTTTCCAAACGATCCAAAGATGGCAAAAATTTGGGTAGATGTATGTAAACGAAAGGACTATGTTGTCTATCTATCTTTTATagggtcttcctcttgttctatttccttgggcTTCCATTTCTTGATTACTTTTACAGATCGATTTTCTAGCATTATTTCCAAGTGACGAAACTAATATCTGGGCTTTGCATTAGTTTATCTAGCTGAtagttcattttaattctccatgAACCATCGTTGCAATGGGTGGGCCCAAATACATTAgatcataaatttaattgattagGTCTGTTGGTCAGTTGCAATCCGGGAGGAGCGTTTAGCAGCCTTTCTTCATCATTTGGATGACTTCTCAGTCCATCAAAGTAGTTCTTTGTGATTCTTTgaatttcttcctctaccaaAGGTGTAGCTGAATCCTTGCGTAGGGTTTTATTGCTTACATACCAGGGCACGTTGAATATATCATTCTCACTATTTTTGACTGGACTCTTTATTTTATCTTGATATTTGATGGCTTTGAACAACCCCAGAGAACACCATAGGTCCAAATTAGTTGTATCATAGATTTATGCAGATGCAGTTTATATTCAACGGCGAGTTTTGATTTTTGACCCATTTGTTTTCTTTGcttaaatattctttttctttttttaaatgcaaaattttTCCCATTAataattttgcatttaaaaaacagCCAAAAGTACTAAATACCTCATTTGTTTTGAAGCACgaaaacatatattattataacaaGTGACCATATAATTATTGCAAagacttaaaaaaaattgttacataTGTGACAAGGTTTTTGTTACATAGGCTGATTATATGTATCATTATAATCAGTGTTTTTACCCCTCATATTTTTGTGAATTGTATggacttattttaataacgtaTGTAGgtaccatttaaaaatattacgatgtttaatttctaattttaaatgtcaataaaatgtaaatatatgTACATGATACATAAAActacttttatttatttgtattacaATCGAAATAAAATCATGCTGTATCCGCTAATAAAAGAAGTTTTTAATAATCTCAGCAGACTTTTACATTAATTAGTTTTAAATACCAAAGCCTTGATTTAATATCACCAGTTCTGAATGAACGATGAGCTCACTTGCTATTTAGTTCCCGGTCCCAAAAATACTTAATCCGGCGTTTAATATCACATTCAtcgtaaaaaaattataaaaacatttaaacTGACGAAATTAAAGCAGTCCTTCCTTGTATTTTAAGAACGCCACTCTCCACTGACGTCACTGCGCAGAACGGGCGAGACTTGGTCACGCTGTTGACCATATCTTCGTTCTCATTGTATCATGGTTGCCACTGTTTCTCCATGAATTGGAATACTGTGACCTGCTATCTCAAGAACTAAGTTTGTTTTAGTTGTCTGTAGTTCTCTCTTCAGAAGTACGGTGCGAATAAATGATCTTGTTGCACcggtattaataataaagatgaaTTTTTGATTGTCAACGTGGCCCTTAAGTAATAAAATCTGTTCATTTTTATTAAAGGTATAACTGTGAATTTGGGGCTTCTGTTAGATACAGCCGACGCCTCTACAGTCGACACTAGTGTCGACTTTTATTCGTTTCCCTGGTCATTGCTTGGATATCTGTGGTCAGTTGTGGGAGATCGATTCCTTAGATACCTATCTCTACTAGTATTTCTTGTAGGACTATGTTAAGGGCTTCTGGATGTCGATCTAGGCGACCTCCTGACCTCGGTATTTGGTTTTTTGTTTGACTGAGATTGGCTTCTGCAATTATTTTGGAAATGTTCCGCAGTTCTTTCGCAGTTAAAACatgttctgtttttatttcgagGTCTTTGTTGAATATTTTGTAGTATGCTTAAAATTTTGGATTATCTGAGGTTGTGACTTCTT
This genomic window from Diabrotica virgifera virgifera chromosome 1, PGI_DIABVI_V3a contains:
- the LOC126883102 gene encoding uncharacterized protein LOC126883102; this encodes MYELYLEENNPKVSFQSYQNIFCMHFNLKRKPPIKDTCNSCDMYFAKIKNTQDENEKKTLNELHDNHLKKAEDARNQMQIDFKEATTNHTLETLSYDMEKVLGLPKLSTNIVYYKRQLGIYNEGIHSASTNTPYCFLWKEGVAGRGAQEVGSCLKKYIELYLKKGVEELILWSDSCGGQNRNIKIVLLLKTTLMEHPTLKTIQLKYLESGHSFLQNDTDFGQIERGIKNQVRLYTMEDFVSVIKSCKKTNKFVINLMESQDFYSTGDLEKNIINRKLSTQKKK